The region GGGCGAGCTTGCGGCCCTGAGCGGGCAGGTGCGTCACGGGGCGAACGTGAAGTTCGGGTATCTCTCGCAGACGCACACGGAACTGCGGCCCGAGTTGAGCGCGCTGGACTCGGTGCTGGAGGTGGACCGCAAGTGCACGCTGGAGCGGGCGCGGACGATTCTGGGCGGCCTGCTGCTGAGCGGCGACAATGTAGTCAAGAAGGTCGGCGACCTGAGCGGCGGCGAGCGAAGCCGTGTGGCTTTGGCGCGGCTGCAGCTTCGGGCGACGAACGTGCTGATGCTCGACGAGCCGACCAACCACCTGGACATTCCGTCGACCGAGATCATTCAGGACGTGCTGCAGCGGTTCGACGGGACGGTGATCTTTGTCAGCCACGACCGCTACCTGGTCGATGCGGTGGCGAGCCAGATCTGGGTGGTCGATGCCGGGACGGTCACGTGCGTGCCCGGCGGCTGGGAGGAGTACCTGGAGTGGCGGCAGCGCCGTCGCGAAGCCGAGCAGGTCCGGCCGAACGCCGAGGGCAAGCCGCAGTCCAAAGAAGACCGCAAGGCTGAACTCCGCGAAGCCAAGCGCCAGGCCAACCAGACCCAGCGGCTCAAGCGCCGCCACGAGCAGCTTGAAACCCAAATTGACGCGGCTGAGAAGGCCCTGGCCGA is a window of Phycisphaerae bacterium DNA encoding:
- a CDS encoding ABC-F family ATP-binding cassette domain-containing protein, which produces GELAALSGQVRHGANVKFGYLSQTHTELRPELSALDSVLEVDRKCTLERARTILGGLLLSGDNVVKKVGDLSGGERSRVALARLQLRATNVLMLDEPTNHLDIPSTEIIQDVLQRFDGTVIFVSHDRYLVDAVASQIWVVDAGTVTCVPGGWEEYLEWRQRRREAEQVRPNAEGKPQSKEDRKAELREAKRQANQTQRLKRRHEQLETQIDAAEKALAELNRRITEAGQAGQLGKVEQLGREYQTKDAELKTLWKEWEEVGTRLEE